The Brassica rapa cultivar Chiifu-401-42 chromosome A10, CAAS_Brap_v3.01, whole genome shotgun sequence genome segment tcaaattatataattttagttgacaaaatttgttaatGGAAAACTATAAAAAGATTCTTCACAAATATTAGATAAATACTTAATATCAATTTCGTTTTAacaattaacatttttttggGAAACACCATCAACAAAAAGAAAGTTGAGAAAACAGTACaccatatttttttgtaatctcaattacaactatataatatagGGCATCTATAACTAGCAATAACATACCCAAAATAATTGTGTCGAACTCTCTAATAACAACCATCACTCCAATGGAGAGCATGCCGACAACTATGTTGTGGGATGCTACATTGTAGCTCTGGTAGTGGAACATGTATTGGCTTTGAATATCCACTAATCCACACAACAATCGCTAGAGTAACGATCGAGTGACCAATACCCGGTTTACTCTAGTCCAAGTGTTCACGGCACGATTGGTCGTCCACATTCCGAATGCTATGCATCCGGTCAAGACTGCATACATGTCAAGACCGGACAGCACAACAACAGGGAAGGGTGTCCCCAATGTCCGGAACGTCGGGGAAACCACAATAGCCGCCACACCGAAACATGCCATGGCTGAACAAACGAGCGGTGAAGTAGGTGCATCGCCTGTCTTCCTAGGTGTTCATGGCCCGATCGGTCGACCAAGTTCAAATGTGATACATCCAGTCATAACCGGATACATGCATAGACCACAAATCACAAAACTAACACTAATTGGCCGAAATCACTGTCACAAACTAGTATAAGTATGATTACATTTTTAAGTAGCAAAAGAAATAATCATACCCAACGAATAATACTTGAGCAAATATATTTGATACTAATTGCGATAAGGATCTGAATCTGGATGGTTTACCAAGTAGCTTTGCCAAAAATCTTGATTTGTAATGCacaaaatatttctaaattggTGAAAAAATTGTGCCATttaaacaaagttttttttctttgtaacacAAACAAAGTTAAACTTAAATGGCACAATTTTTTCACCAATTTAGTAATATTTTGTGCATTACAAATCAAGATTAAACTTATAGTTCCTAAAAAGGATCCATAACACTATAGTTGAGCTCATACATTTTACCTTTGTAACATGATTTACAAAATTATCTCCAAACTGTTATGACTGAAGGTAGCCATTTCAAACTTGATTTTGGATACTAAATTTACTTTTGTGGTTAAACATTtaatcataaataaaattactagcttaagatttttttcatgatttctaAAATACAGCTAACTGTAAATCTATAAAGctaataaaattgatattatCAAAAATTATGATGAATTGGAATTTATTAGAGCCATGATGACAAGATGGATTTTGCGATGAGATGAATTAACTTTCTCATGTGTTGTTTTACTTCAGTTTCTTACCGACATATTCTGAATGGTGAACCAATAAGAAAGAATAACTCGATAAGCCTAGTTATATTTGAAGACTCAAAACGAAGGGCTTAAGCTCTCTTCTAAGTCGTACGATCAGGTTGTTAGATCTGCAGAGAGTCATGGAGCCACCATCGATCTTAATCTGTTGGGCCCTCATCCACCAGACCAAGAGGAGAGAGCGTAAAAATATGTACAAGATAATGGTAGATGATAGAAACATATTTTGTGGTTTAGTGTAATCAACATTATAGAAGACGGAAGATGCATGCTGTAACACTCTTAGCACTGTACGATAGtgagttcttctttttttttgataagtattTGAATTTTCATTAACTTGTTAATGACACAAGGAGATTACAGGTTTTTTGAAGAACTCAAATCCTATAAATCTAATAGGCTAATTAAAGCACAAATGCTAAAGAGAGCCACAAAAAAGGTAAAACGACTCTGTAGAACAACAAATCATTTTAGATGTACGGTTATTACAAATAGCCACGGAAACACTCTAACTGGCTCAGAGTGTTTGATCCTCCTTTGTTCCCGCTTGTTTTCATTTTAATCAAAAGCACTTACTTAACCATCCACTAACACTTATCTCCCATCACTCTCTCCCACTATCTCTCTTCTCGTAACCAACCCGACTCTTTGTCTTATAAAAATCCTAGTTTATTAACCCTAGAACCAGATTCACTCCATTGTTGTTTACTCTCGGGAtaagaaagttaaaaaaaagagatgttTCTTTGGCTAGTAATTGTCTTAATGGTTTCTGGTTCAGTCTCTTCAAATGAATACAAACTCCATTGGGTTATTCCTCCTGCAAATGTTTCAACAAGTCTTAACGATTGGGCTTCCAGTCAACGGTTCCAAGTTGGAGACACCATTCGTAAGCATATCCTAAACTTTTTAAAAGTTTCAATCTCTTTACacatcaaatttgtttttttttttccttgtttgGTGTTATGGGGTCAAAAGGATTCAAGTACAAGAAAGATTCGGTGATGCAAGTGACAAAGGAGGGTTATATGCAATGCAATTCGTCGTACCCAAGATTCTACTCGAATACGGGCAAGACCCGGTTCATGTTTGATCACTCAGTTCCTTACTATTTCATAAGTGGAACGTCTGGTCACTGTGAAAAAGGTCAGAAAATGATCGTCGAGGTCATGACTCACGACCGTACCACCACATCCGTAGCTCCTACGCCTGCAATTGCCGTTTGGTTGTGTTTCTTCAGCTTCACGTTATCTCTTGTAGCTTAGTGTCagtgttagatttaggttcaaATTAGCTTGTTTATGTTTGCTGCTTCTATGGTAATTTcgtattcttttaaaaaaaaaattagagctCATATATTTGCTAGTTGTATAGTTTTATATAAACTTTTATTTGTGAGTCTAGTCtctcttttcttaatatacCTAGTGGAGATTGTTTGACATTAAGAAAACACATAGATTTGTTTTTCATTCCATACCACTGTTTTCATAATTACcatttaaataaacaaataacacttaaaatttcttttaaaatatacactTAAATGTGACATAgcttccaaatttttttaatgttttagaccatctctaatggtttattcttctttttttagagtaactttataatagagttggatgttgctccaatggtactagagtgatgaataaaaaataaaaaaattagtaaaaagtAATTTTACACTActatagagtagaaaatagagtaccattggaggaGTTAGAGATGCCCTTactattattacaaaaaaaattattcgtttacacacggagtttaattaattaatcgcACTCAGTTTTAAAGAAAACTATAATAACATAATCATAGTAATTAATTCAATAATTGCAAAATTCCAAACACTTGACGGAAGCAACATTGTCGTCATTGTCTTTTATCCCAACAACTATGATCACCATGATCTAAAAGTGTAAACAGATATTTTATTCTTGATTATTTTGGTCCGAAATCAAATAttcttaagaaaatattattagttatcGAAATTTTAGCAGATGTGATTACTTAATTCatttatacaaaacaaaattaaatcattTGCCTGCTTCGAATGAAGTAGgtacaattgtttttttttttttttgaaaagtaggTAGGTATAATTTATTTTGGAACTCATTGTTAATTCTCAAACGGGCCAATTGTttcattagtttttttcttctttcttttaaaaGGATTAAAGTCATTTTCACAAGTTTTGTTTAGTATATGTTTCTTCTATATGCTTTCCCCGTAAATGTTTCTTTTAATAGATGAAAGGCCGCATTGACCTAATTCACCAAACTATAAACgcatttatatatacatatataaattaatgtaaGCATACTAAGCAACACTTATTGTGCCCGCACATGTGGGAGGTGGGATtggttttgttatatatatgtttcctgTTTTTATTGGAAGTGTTGCAAGAATTTAGTAGAATTGTATGGAACTTGATATATAACTAGGAACAactttgtgacaaaaaaaaaaaactaggaaCAACTATTTGAAAATTACTACGATAATGGTGATAGTTACTTACGGTCTTACCGATAAAACTAAAAAGTACATTATAGCTACTAATTAATACGAGAAATATATCGTCACTATGACactatatatatgcatacaTGATACATATTGTATGAGAAAATTATAATACATTATTGCACGCCATGCATACTCCGATCCAATCTTACATACATGAAATGAAGATACTAATTACTTATGACAATTATTTTATAGATATGCTACAATGTAATATCACATTTTGTCATAAAGGAAAAGCGTATCATCAAGATTGGTGAAGAGGTCCCAAGGCACCAAAGGGTCCGTCATATCCAAGTCCCATTGCTCTAAAGAGATTGAATCTCCTGCAAGATATGATGAAGATTCACTTCTTGAAATATTACTATATAAAGAAGAGAACGAAGAAGACGAGATAGATATCTCGTTGTCTTGCATTGCGAATAGAGATCCGATGTCTACTTCTTCTGCATATAAAGTTTTGCAGTTTTCTGCCTGAATTTCTTCATCATTATTGGATACTATTAACGGTTTCGTTGTTTCTATTATAACATCAACTTTTGGTTGCTCCTtggtttcttctttttctttgatGGTAGAAGACATGTTTGGATTTGTTATCTGCTTAGATTCGGTTCGGCTGGTGATACTATGTATTGGTTCATGCGCAGCCTGATTTAAACCAAGAtgtttcatcttctttttgATCTTCGTATTCCAATGGTTCTTTATCTCGTTATCCGTTCGACCAGGGAAATGTGAGGCAATTTTAGACCACCTACAACGTCCAAACACTCATAAAACATGTAAGAAGAATAACTATAGCATTTCTACAGCATATAAAGAAATCCTATCAATGTCACTTTGTAGTACAAGTCTCATAGACTAAACAGAAAGTAGCGTACCACGTGAAGGATAAATGGACAAACTTATACAAAATGTATAAATCctcatatatattattcattttcCCACAACCAATTCTTCACTCAAAAATAACACAATCCCATGCACAACTATATACGTTGAACTTAGGTTTTAGATAACATTTTCataattgatataaaaaaaagataacattttcatattttaacccaaaaagaaaaaaattatcctgCGGTACCTATTGCCAAGTTGAGAGTGAAGTTCCATAATCCTATCTTCTTCAGCATCAGTGAAACCACCTCTCTTGAGATCAGGTCTCAAATAATTAATCCATCTCAATCTACAGCTCTTCCCACATCTCAACAAACCTTCATGCACATGTAAAGACTAATTAAACCCCCAAAGAGAACATAAAATGCAAtatgataataaaatcataattatGCATGCAGATATCTATATATGTGTTTGGATAAAGAAAGAAGACCTGCAAGTTTGGGGACGACTCTCCAGCAATGGATGCCATTGTTAAGAATGAAGTTCATGAGTCTATGATCTTCTTCTATAGTCCATGGACCTCTTTTCAATCCAATTTTTTCGCAGCAAGGTTTTCTCCCCATTTATTCAAAGCAAACTCTACGTAGTGGCATTAATCAATATATAGCATACATATCGATATGATGCTGATTTAAAGCAAAGAGAGAGCTTGATGAGTTAGCCAAAAGTATAAAGAAGAGAGCTTTCAATCAAGTAATGGGCATTACCTATAAATAATAAGAGGTGAGTTGGGAAGGGCAAATATTCTCTCTTTTGACAGGTCACTTACAGGCTAAAAGACAAATAAATCCAAGTTTAAAGCATAACGCTAATAAGAGAGGCAGTAAATAATGATTGCCGAGATGATTAAACAAAGAGTTAGTGAGTTTGTTTTAGAATAATATGTGCTTGTCGACAAACTTCTTTTTTAGCTTGTGATTCATTAACTATCTAAGTTTGAGCTGAAGCACTTGcataaataaatttcatttttacaaatccaaaaaatatattattttggaaGTCGATTGAGATTTCATGagataaaaacacaaacatTTCTAAACAAGTTTCCATTATGCAATTTGCAAGTATTATATGTTTGCTTTATTGTGAAGTTCTTATTGTTGAGTTTATGATCATAAATAGTATACGATTTCTTTAAATGGCAAATAAAGGAATTAACTAACTATTAGTATTTTGTTAAAACAATTGGTTAATAGATAAACGATTTGAAATT includes the following:
- the LOC103846491 gene encoding early nodulin-like protein 1; its protein translation is MFLWLVIVLMVSGSVSSNEYKLHWVIPPANVSTSLNDWASSQRFQVGDTIRFKYKKDSVMQVTKEGYMQCNSSYPRFYSNTGKTRFMFDHSVPYYFISGTSGHCEKGQKMIVEVMTHDRTTTSVAPTPAIAVWLCFFSFTLSLVA
- the LOC103846492 gene encoding myb-related protein 315, encoding MGRKPCCEKIGLKRGPWTIEEDHRLMNFILNNGIHCWRVVPKLAGLLRCGKSCRLRWINYLRPDLKRGGFTDAEEDRIMELHSQLGNRWSKIASHFPGRTDNEIKNHWNTKIKKKMKHLGLNQAAHEPIHSITSRTESKQITNPNMSSTIKEKEETKEQPKVDVIIETTKPLIVSNNDEEIQAENCKTLYAEEVDIGSLFAMQDNEISISSSSFSSLYSNISRSESSSYLAGDSISLEQWDLDMTDPLVPWDLFTNLDDTLFLYDKM